DNA from Calderihabitans maritimus:
ATCCACCTCAGTCATTTCAAGGGTTTCCGGTTGTCGGGTCATTGATTTTGAAGATTAACTGTCAAAGATGAGTAATAATTATTGGATATAAAAGCTTAACTCTCCTTTTTCATAATCTCATTTTATCCCCTACCCTCGGGGCACCAAGTGGGACGATGGGGATCGAAAATTACCCCTTGCCTGATTGGTGGTTTTTATGTGATTCCCCACCAAAAAAGAAAAACCCTCCCCAAGGTTCACTCATTTCCAGCTATTTGGATTGTTCTTGGTTCAAATTATTGTTGGCCGCAAGAATTTGCCAACCAAAGTAATTGCAATTAGTATTATAATAATGGTGGATAAGATTACTCTTTTCACAAAAGCTGCTCCTTTATTAGGGAAAAACCAATCTGTCCATCAGGAAGATAACAGCAATAACTGGAACGAAAATCTAAGTTAAAATTTAGACTCCTGGCAGATTTAATCTTGTTTCGCATCCTCTTCTACCGATTTATTTACCGCGACCTTAAATTCCCGAATACTCTGGCCCAAGGCCTTACCTACTCCAGGTAATTTACCAGCACCGAAAACAATAAATGCAAGTAACAATATAATTAACAGTTCAGGCAATCCTATTCCGCCCAACATCGTGGTTAACCTCCAATCTCAACATTTTGTTTTTACTCCCTTAACCTCTTTCCCCTTAGAATTTAAGGTTCACCGCTTTTCTATAGGTGGTGAAATTGTTTGACACCTTTTACCAAGTAGATAGCTTCTTTAAAACGATATTTGTTTATATGGAAAGAACGGGGGCTAACGCCCCCTAAACCGTTACTATCTCCTATATTTAGTCACCGCGTTTAACCCCTGTGATCATCATGACAAGTCAGGCAGTCCATCTTACCACGGGAATTTTCTAAGACTCCACCCTTCGTATGACAGCTACCGCAGTCAGTAATTGCTTCAGGAGCCTTATAAACAGGTGTGAAGCTACCCTCAACAATTATTTGATTTAATAGCTCCACTGCCTTTGCTGCTATATCACCAGCTAATTTAGCGCAACGCTCTGCCCTCTCTGGAGAGAACGATTTCTTCCCTGAAGCTTTACACCAGTTGGTAACCGAAACATGGCATAATGGGTTTCCAGCTACACTTTGTGCTTGTTCGCCCATATCGCCAAATTTGTTACTATTTGCAGTCGGCAAAGGTGTTGTAGAATAATAACCTAGCAATTCATTAATCGCCACCCCTAACTTTTCATGGTCTTTTCCAAGAATTAAGTTGATAGCCATGCAAGAACCGTTTGCCGCACCACATAAAGTTGCCCAGCCCATTACTCCTCCCGCACCGTAATAAGCAAGTTGTTCTACAGGAGGTATGGCATCGTATGGATAACCGACTTCTTTGGCCAAAGTCTCAATTATTGCCGCAAAAGAACCTGCCATACAGTGTAAGTCTCTTTTATAAGCCTCAAACCCTGCCTTTCTTACCACTTCGGGATCCAATTTTTTGTAAGGCCAAGGAGTAGGGGGAAATTCGACCTTAGTATTTGTTGCCGCTACAGTTTCTTTTGCTTTTTCTTTCGTCTGTTCTGCCATCTTAGCCGAGCAACCTACTAAACCAATACTACCAATACCAACGGCAGTACCAACAGCAAACTTACCTGCGTCACAGAGAAACTTTCTTCTTGATAAAGCCTTTTCTAATGGTTTCACTTTCTTGTCTTCCATAATCTCCACCTCCCAAAGGTTATGAAAACCGTACCCCAGCCAGCCTTCAGCCTGACTTTCTCCCTTAGGTAATTGTTTTCCAATCCTTACTTTTGTCTCAACCTTTCCTCCTTTTGTTACGTTATACCCCCCCTTTTTTTCGTTTGTGAAATAATACACACACTTTCATAAAAATTTCACTCGAGATCTACAGTGGATAAATTTTTTAGCTCAGCCTGAAATTTTTCACTACTACCTCGTATTTCTTGTTCCGTAAATCTCGAGCATAAAACTGGTTTTCTCTACAATTTTTGCTCAGTATCCCTATCCTGTATCGCTATACATAGCATTTTTCACGTGTTTTAGTTATCCTGTTCACAAACACTTATATCGATATAGATTTTGATTATGACCATACATGGCTTATATACAACTCCTGTTCTGTATTGTTGTTCCATACTCAGTGCTTGCAAACTCCTTTAGGGTTATATTGAACCATGGTAACTACTTGAATATAATAAAAATAAAAAAAGCGGCTATGCTCACATACGGGCAAAGGAGATAATATCCATGAATATTTCTCACTTTGAATTACTTTGCGAAGTAGCAAGGGTGAAGAGTTTTTCGAAAGCAGCTAAATTACTCCATCTGAGTCAACCTGCAGTAAGTTCACAGATTCACTCCATTGAAGATTATTATGGGGCAAAGTTATTCGAACGCAGTACCAGCGGGGTTACTTTAACACCTGTAGGTGAAATAGTGTATCAATATGCAAAAGAAATACTACGGCTACACGAGAAATTAGAAAAGGAAATTGATGATCTATTGAATACTGAAAATCAAAAGTTGATAATTGGCGCCAGTTCGACTATCGGAAATTATGCAATACCCTGTACCATTTGGACATTTAAAGAAAAGTATCCTTGTACTCAAATTAAGTTGGAAGTAAAGAACACGGAAACTATCCTTAGCATGCTAGCGAATGATGAATTAGATCTGGCTCTATTGGAAGAACCCATTCCAAAAAATGATGGAAATTTAAAGAAACAGCCGGTTTTAAATGATGAGTTGCTGGTGATAACTCCACCCAAAAAACCATGGGTTGATAAAACTTCCATTACTTTAGAAGAATTAAAAAAAGCCCCGTTGATTATCCGGGAACAAGGCTCTGGTTTACGCTATATGTTTGAAAAAGCAATTTCTGGGTTAAATGTTAAACTGCCAGAAGATTTTAACGTGATAGCTGAAATGGGGAGCACTGAAGCCATAAAGTCGGCGGTGGAAGCTGGATTAGGCGTATCTATCTGCAGTAGTCTGGCTATTAAGAAAGAAATTCGCTCGGGAACAATTCATCCCTTAAGAATTGAAAATGCCGAATTTCAAGTAAATTATCTAATAGTTTATAAAAATGACAAACAATTGAATAACGCCGCAAAAAGATTTATACGATTTTTAGCAGGGCCCGGGAAAGATCCTTTCTGTTAATGACTATGATCTTACGAAGTAATATCGTAACCACAGGCTGGTTAAAATGCCCCCTAAAAGCAAAAAGAATCCAAAAACCAGCCGTGAAGTGACTGAGAAGATATTTCTCCCAGTAGTGCACTGATATTGCAACCTAATGCTAAACTAGCGCCATAACCCATTAAAAAATTCCTAGAACAACTTGCGAACCTGATCTTATTCATTTAACGCGAAATTCACCAGCCATAACACCAGCCAGAACCGCCAAATCCGTTAATCCCAAAGCATTTTAAAAGCCTGAATCCCCCTCCAAGGAGGGGTTTCAGGCTTTAGCTCATGATAGGCGATGGATGCCCTGAAAATTAATCAGAGAAGCCCTTTTTCCTTTTGAAATTCTTCCAATTTACTGCGTACTTCCTCCGTTGTGGTCAATTCCAGGATTTCTTCTACCAATTTTATACATTCCTTGCGGTTAATTTGGGAAATAACCTGCTTCACTTTTTTAATCGATCCTGCCACCATACTCCATTCGTCAAGACCTAACCCTACAAGAAGAGGGGCTGCCAACGGATCTCCGGCCATGCCGCCACACATACCGGTCCACTTACCTTCCCGGTGGGATGCCTCAATAACTTGTTTGACAAGACGTATGACCGCCGGGTGAAGGTGATCATATAAATAACTTATTTTTTCATTCATGCGGTCCACAGCTACTGTATATTGAACAAGATCATTTGTCCCGATACTGAAGAAATCAACTTCCTTTGCAAATTTATCGGCCAAAATGGCAGTGGAAGGAACTTCAACCATAATCCCCACTTCAACGGACGGGTCAAACTTAACTCCTTCTTTCATCAGCTGATCTTTCACTTCTTCTAAAATTGCTTTGGCCTGTCTCCATTCCTCAAGGCTTGAGATCATAGGAAACATGATTTTAACTTTACCATAGGCACTAGCCCTTAAAATCGCTCGCAGCTGAGTAACAAGCAATTCACTTTGATCTAAACTAAGGCGGATTGCCCGGTATCCCAAAAACGGATTCATTTCTTTCGGCAGGGAGAGATAAGGGAGCTCTTTATCCCCGCCAATATCAAGGGTGCGGATAATAACCGGCTTACCTTTCATGGCCGATACAACCTGTTTGTAGGCCTCATACTGCTTTTCTTCCGAGGGCATTTCCGTTTCATTCATAAACAGAAATTCTGTACGGTATAATCCAATGCCCTCGGCCCCATGTTCCAGAGCTGGTTTGGCTTCTGCCGGCGTTCCAATGTTTGCAGCTATCTCTACCCTAAACCCATCCGCTGTTATCGCGGGCTTAAAGGTAAACTGTTCTAGTTTACGTAACGCCTCCTCTTCCCTTTGTCTTTTTGCCTCGTATTCCTCAATAAGCCGGTCATTGGGATTTACAATACACTCACCGGTGCTGCCATCTATAATAATAAAATCACCGTCATTAATTTGTTCAATGTTTTTACCCACACCAACAACAGCCGGAATACCCAGGGAGCGAGATAATATCGCAGTGTGTGAAGTTTTACCTCCCACTCGGGTGACAAATCCCAAAACGTATTTTTTGTTTAATTGTACCGTATCAGATGGCGCCAAATCATCAGCCACCAATATAACTTCTTCTTTGATGCCTGATAGCGCTGTTCCTTTTTTTCCTTGCAGATGCAGTACAAGTCGCTTTCCTACATCCCGTACGTCAGCCGCTCTTTCCCGGAAATATTCATCATTCATTCCTTCAAATATCGCTGCAAACTGTTCCACCACCTCATTTACTGCTTTTTCGGCGGAATATCTGCGCTGGCGAATGAGCTTTTCCATCTCGGGGCAAAAAGACGGGTCATTTAAAAAAGCCTGCTGTGCCATTAAAATAGCTGCTTTATCTTTTCCAAGCTCCGCTCTTGTCCGCTCAATGAGTTCATCAAGTTCCCGGTAGGATTTTTCTTTGGCGAGCTGCAGTCGATGTACCTCATCATTGATTTCTTCTTCTGATATCGTGTCACGTACAGATTTCCCTTGACTAATAAACGGCTGATAAAGAAAGGCTTTTCCTAAACGTATTCCTTCAGATACGCCAGTACCCCTGATGGTTATTGCTGCCATTAGGCTTCACCAAACCTTTGTTCAATTAACTCCGCCAATGCTTTAACAGCCTCTTCCTCATCATCCCCACTGGCTTCAATGGTTATCTTGGTACCCTTGATAAGAGCGAGACTCATAAGTCCCAATATACTTTTAGCATCTGCTTCAGATCCATCCTCTTTTTTTACTTTAATTTCCGATTGAAATTCACTGGCTTTTTGGGTAAATAATTGTGCCGGTCTTGCATGCAAGCCTGTTTCGTTGGTAATAGTTACCTCTTTTTTAACCATGTGAAGCCCTCCCTTTAAATTGTCTCTAATACCTGTATAACTTCTTCCGGTGATTTTGCTTCCTTAAGCTGATTGCGAAATTCTTCGTGCATTAGTTTTCGAGCAATTGCAGCTAAGATTTGCAGATGTTCATTACCTGCCTGCTCTTCGGGAACGGCAATTAAAAAGACAATGGATACTGGATAGCCGTCAAGGGAGTGCCAATCGATGGGCCGGGCCAATTTAGCAAAACCCAACGCCGGTGCAGCCACCCCTTCAGATTTGCCGTGGGGGATGGCCACACCAAATCCAACGCCAGTTGAACCCTTTTCCTCACGTTCTAATACCGCTTGCAAATAGGTATCTTTATTTTTGACAGCCCCGCTTTTTACCATCTTCTCAACCATTTTTTCAATGCATTCTTCCTTATCGTCAGCATCAAGGGACAGGTCAATGGTTTCTTTACTAATGATTTCCACTAATTTCACGTTTCTTACCCTCCGACTCAACTTATACTTTATTAACATCTATAGGACGTTTTAATAGATTGACCAGTATCGCGGTAACTATCGTTCCTATAATGATAGAAACGGCATACATGAACAAGTTGCCTACAGCATGTGGAATTAGTAAGACAAAAATCCCTCCGTGGGGCGCTCGCAGAGTTGCCCCAAATAACATAGACAACGCACCTGTTACTGCGGAACCGACCATAATGGCCGGAATGACACGGAACGGGTCAGCCGCAGCAAAGGGTATTGCTCCTTCTGTAATAAAGGAAATTCCAAGAGCAGCAGCTGCTTTTCCCGCTTCCCTTTCTTCCGGCGTGTACTTTTTCGGAGCAAGAAGCGTTGCCAACCACAGCCCTAACGGCGGTGTCATACCTGCAGCCATTACAGCAGCCATCGGCCCGTAAATTTCGCTTCCCAAAAGCCCCACAGCAAAGGTGTAAGCGGCTTTATTTACCGGGCCACCCATATCAAAGGCCATCATAGCTCCCAGAATTAAACCAAGGATAACGGCATTGGCTCCGGTTAATCCAGACAGCCACTTGGTCAGACCATCCATAATAGCCTTTACCGGACCGCCGACGACATAAATCATAAGCAGACCGGTTGCTAATGTTCCCAAGAAAGGTATAATTAAGATGGGTTTTAAGCCTTCCAGGTTCTTTGGCAGTTTGATGGCATCTTTTAACCATTTAGCAATGTATCCGGCAATAAAACCGGCAATAATTCCGCCCAGGAACCCGGCTCCAATTTTGGACGCCAGCATACCACCTACCAGTCCAGGTGCAAGACCAGGCTTTTCGGCAATGGAATATGCAATAAAACCTGCCAGAACCGGTACCATCAAAGCAAAGGCTGAACCGCCCCCGATATCCATTAAAGCGGCAGCAAGGGTACCTTCTTCTTTAAAGGCTTCAATGCCAAAGATAAATGAAATTGCAATAATAAGTCCCCCGGCGGCCACCAGCGGTATCATGTAGGAAACACCGTTCATTAAGTGCTTATAAACACCTGTACGCTGTGCAGTGCGCTCGGCTTTGGTTTTTTGTATTTCTGCAATATAGTCCTGTGATGTAGGCTTTTTGTCCAACGCTTCATCTAACAGTTTACCAGGATTTTTAATGGCCTCACCAACTGAAGCCTTTACCACAGGCTTGCCTCGAAAGCGCCCCTCATCCACATCAGTATCTGCCGCAATTATGATGGCATGAGCTTCCGCGATATCCTCTTCGGTTAAAGCGTTTTCAACACCAACGGCCCCGCGGGTCTCCACCTTTATTTCTATATTTTTTTCCTCAGCTGCTTTTTTTAACGCTTCAGCCGCCATGTATGTGTGTGCAATACCAGTGGGACACGCCGTAACTGCTAAAATTTTCTTCATAATATTCTTTCCTCCTTGTCTTGATGCTTTTTAAAGTTGGATCCTTGTAACATTTACATCATTTAATAAACGCTGCACTTCGGCAAAGGAACATACTTCCGTGCCTGCCTTAGAAGCCGTTACCGTACCTGCAGCGGTAGCCCACCGCGCTACTTCTTCCAATAATTTATTTTCCAGGAAGGCATAAGTCATAGCAGCAACCATCGAATCTCCCGCTCCGACAGTACTCTGCGGAGTAATTGGGAAAGGTGTTACGCGATAAGCTTCTTTTTTGTCCAGAACGATCGATCCCTTGCTGCCCATGGAAACAACAACAACCGTAACCCCTTCATGAATCAGCTCTTGGCCGGCGGTAACAATGTCCTGTTCGGTTGGCAGCGAACGTCCTACTAACTGTTCAAGCTCATGGATGTTGGGTTTCACCGCAAAAGGGCGTGCTTTAATGCCTTCCTTTAGTGCCTTTCCGTCGGCATCCAAGATTGATTTTACATTTTTCCCCTTGGCAAGGGTGATGTAATCTTTATAAATATCTTCTGGAACTCCACGCGGCAAGCTTCCCCCAAGTATAAGAAAGGAAGCATCCTGTAGAAGGTTAGATAATTTCTCCCGAAATTTAGTTAAATCTTCGGCTGATACTTCAAAACCAGGTTCATTAATTTCAGTTGTCAATTTCGTTTGGTTATCAACAATTTTTAAATTGGTACGAGTTACCCCCTGAACTTCCACAAACTCTGTTTTTATCCCTAGGTCTTTTAAACTTTTTTGAATAACCCCCCCTTGAGAATTCCCGATAAATCCGGTAGCAATTACATCAATAGCAAACTTCTTTAGTACCTTTGCTACATTAACACCTTTTCCACCGGGATCTAGGCGCATCTGTTCGACACGGTTTAGCCCCCCTACATCCAATCGAGGAATGATGATCGTTTTGTCCAGCGCCGGGTTAAGCGTGACGGTTACAACTTTTGGCAACATATGTTTCCTCCTATGGGTGAACAAGATGTATCCCAACACCCAATGCTTTAATTTGACTGCTAAAGTGCTCGTCTACTGCATCATCTAAAATAATTTGATTGATTTCATTAATATCGGCTATTTTGGCATGAGATATTACCCCAACTTTACTATGGTCTGTTAATAAAATAACCTGCTTTGCTATACTTATCATTTTTCTTTTTGTAGCTGCTTCTATTAAATTAGGAGTTGTCAGACCTGCTTCTACATCTATTCCGTTTGTAGCTAAAAACAATTTGTCAACACGAATCATGCTTAAGGCTTGTTCAGCTATAGGCCCGACCATCGCAAGAGTTTCTTTTCTTAGTATGCCGCCTACTACTACCAGTTCAATCCCCGGGTGAGTAAGTAATTCTTGGATAATATTAACAGCATTTGTTACAACGGTTAATTTTGAAAAAGATTTTAATTCTTTGGCCAACTCAAAGGTGGTTGTACCGGCATCCAGTAAAATCGTGTCTCCCTCTTCGATCAGTTCCACCGCTTTTTTAGCAACTGCACGCTTTTCTTTTAGAAAAGTTACTTCTTTTTCACCAAGGGTAGGCTCAAAATTTACGCTTTGTAAAGATAAAGCACCGCCGTGTGTTCGTTTTATGAGCCTGGCTTCTTTCAGTTCTTTAAGATCACGACGAATTGTCGATTCGGAGACCTGTACAACTTCCGTGAGCTCCTGTACGGAAGCCCTCCCATGATTTTGGATATAATCCAAAATAATTTTTTTTCGCTCTTCACTGTACAATGACACCTACTCACCCCTTTCCTTTCGTATTTGATGCACATTATTGACTGTTTTTGATTTTTTTTGATTGTTTATAATTAATAATAGCTGATCGTTTCAAAAATTTCAATAAGATTTTTAAAAATTTCAATAAAATTTTTTATATACTTTTACCCATACCATAAAATGGTATGGCCGTAATTTTAATAAGTAACGGAAGGGGAATAGCCCCCGAGAAAGAAAAGAGACCTCACCCGAAAAACCCCATAAAACAAATCGAAAGGAGTTGAGGTCTCATGTTAAATATTCGTCACCAGGAAGGGGAAGAAAAAAGGGCGGCGGTTTTTAAAGATGGCGAAGCTCCCGCTGGAAAAGAAGTAGCCCTGAAGCTATGCATCGAAGCCGATGGGGTAATGATTCGTCTACAAAGGGCAAAGGAAAAGAGAGGGGAAATCAAAACCGCATGAGGTCGGGTAATACCGAAAACATGCGATCAATACTCAAAATTTTTTCGACAACCCGGCTACCATAGTTTATAGCTTAGGCCCGTGGCTTTGCGTCCTTGTCTTTCGACAAGTTTGCCTTTATCCGGTTAAGTTGAATAGGCGGAACATTGTAGATACACCAACAAACAGCTACCGCCCTGTGGACTGGGCAGTAGCTGTTCGCCAGCCAGTGGTATGGGTCACGCAATTTCTGCCGGTACTGCCTTCCCCTGCCTTAAAGAACGCCGCACGTCAATTATCCGCTGGTTACGGGATCCCCGGAAGGGTAAATTCAAGTCCCTTTCCGCCAGGATAAAAGGCCCGTCCACCAACCAGTCGCTAACCTGCAAAAGTTCCCCAAAATATGGGTTGATCTCCGCGAGGGCCAGGATCTCTTCGAAAGTGTAACCGGTATAAGTAACAATATCTTTGCCCAGTTCTTTGATCCGGCGCCCTAAAAGGCTGAAGGCTTCCGCCTGGTAGAAAGGCTCCCCGCCCGAAAAGGTGACCCCTCGGATAAACCGTGACTGGCGCACCTGCTCAACAATTTCTTCTACCGTCGTCTCCTGTCCGCCCAAGGGGTCGTGGGTTTCGGGATTGTGGCATCCGGGGCAGCAATGGGGACACCCCTGAGCAAAAATCACCAGCCGAATACCCGGACCGTCTACCACACTTTCCCTCACGATCCCGGCAATTCTCAGTTTCATATTACCCGCTCCTTAAGTTTACGTTTACATATGCGGCCTACGATCTCTCAACTCAGCCCGTTTGGCATCATTAAACCTGTCCACCGTGCTGAAATATCCGGTTATGCGTCTTACCCGCTTGATATCCGGGGAACCGCATGCCGGGCAGCTATCTTCGTTAATTACACCCAGCTGGCTGCAACCGTTACAAAAATCAATGGGGAAGTTAATTCCTGCGTAACCCATATCGCATTCTTTCATATGACGTAATATGGTTTCCACTGCCTCCAGGTTGTGAAGAGGTGGCGAGGCCAGCTCCACATAACTGATATGTCCTGCATTGGTATACTTATGGTAAGGCCCTTCTATAGAAATTTTATCAAACATGCTTATAGGAAAGCTGACCGGTACATGGAAAGAATTGGTGTAATATTCTTTATCTGTAACTCCGGGGATTTCACCATATTCTTCCCGGTCCATGCTTACAAATCTCCCCGAGAGGCCTTCCGCAGGAGTAGCCAAAAGGGTGTAGTTAAGATTGTACTCCTCGGCAGCTTCATCTACCTTCTTGCGCATGTAAGCCACAATTTCCAGGCCGAGTTTCTGGGCTTCCTCGGACTCCCCGTGGTGTTTGCCGGTCAGCGCGGTTAGCGTTTCCGCCAGCCCGATAAATCCGACAGAAAGAGTACCATGCTTAATGGCTTCCTCTATGTAGTCATCCATCCCCAGGTGTTCGGAATCCAAGTATAACCCCTGTCCCATTAGAAAAGGCATGTCTTTTACCTTTAACTTCGCCTGGACACCGTAACGGTGATACAACTGACGGACCGCCACATCCAGCATCTTGTCCAGGTATTGGTAAAACTTATCCACGTTGCCTTTAGCTCTGATGGCCAGACGCGGCAAATTAATCGAGGTAAAAGACAGATTACCTCGCCGTTCTGTAACTTCAGGACCCCGGCGGTTCGCAATTACCCGGGTACGGCATCCCATATAGGCTACTTCCGTTCCATAAGGGCTGTTAAAAGAAGAATCCATAAAACTGAAGGTGGGATTCATGCGCCGGGCTGCCACCCTTATGGCCAGTTGGAACAGGTCAT
Protein-coding regions in this window:
- the tatA gene encoding twin-arginine translocase TatA/TatE family subunit; translation: MLGGIGLPELLIILLLAFIVFGAGKLPGVGKALGQSIREFKVAVNKSVEEDAKQD
- a CDS encoding C-GCAxxG-C-C family protein; its protein translation is MEDKKVKPLEKALSRRKFLCDAGKFAVGTAVGIGSIGLVGCSAKMAEQTKEKAKETVAATNTKVEFPPTPWPYKKLDPEVVRKAGFEAYKRDLHCMAGSFAAIIETLAKEVGYPYDAIPPVEQLAYYGAGGVMGWATLCGAANGSCMAINLILGKDHEKLGVAINELLGYYSTTPLPTANSNKFGDMGEQAQSVAGNPLCHVSVTNWCKASGKKSFSPERAERCAKLAGDIAAKAVELLNQIIVEGSFTPVYKAPEAITDCGSCHTKGGVLENSRGKMDCLTCHDDHRG
- a CDS encoding selenium metabolism-associated LysR family transcriptional regulator, with the translated sequence MNISHFELLCEVARVKSFSKAAKLLHLSQPAVSSQIHSIEDYYGAKLFERSTSGVTLTPVGEIVYQYAKEILRLHEKLEKEIDDLLNTENQKLIIGASSTIGNYAIPCTIWTFKEKYPCTQIKLEVKNTETILSMLANDELDLALLEEPIPKNDGNLKKQPVLNDELLVITPPKKPWVDKTSITLEELKKAPLIIREQGSGLRYMFEKAISGLNVKLPEDFNVIAEMGSTEAIKSAVEAGLGVSICSSLAIKKEIRSGTIHPLRIENAEFQVNYLIVYKNDKQLNNAAKRFIRFLAGPGKDPFC
- a CDS encoding YeeE/YedE thiosulfate transporter family protein; this encodes MNKIRFASCSRNFLMGYGASLALGCNISALLGEISSQSLHGWFLDSFCF
- the ptsP gene encoding phosphoenolpyruvate--protein phosphotransferase encodes the protein MAAITIRGTGVSEGIRLGKAFLYQPFISQGKSVRDTISEEEINDEVHRLQLAKEKSYRELDELIERTRAELGKDKAAILMAQQAFLNDPSFCPEMEKLIRQRRYSAEKAVNEVVEQFAAIFEGMNDEYFRERAADVRDVGKRLVLHLQGKKGTALSGIKEEVILVADDLAPSDTVQLNKKYVLGFVTRVGGKTSHTAILSRSLGIPAVVGVGKNIEQINDGDFIIIDGSTGECIVNPNDRLIEEYEAKRQREEEALRKLEQFTFKPAITADGFRVEIAANIGTPAEAKPALEHGAEGIGLYRTEFLFMNETEMPSEEKQYEAYKQVVSAMKGKPVIIRTLDIGGDKELPYLSLPKEMNPFLGYRAIRLSLDQSELLVTQLRAILRASAYGKVKIMFPMISSLEEWRQAKAILEEVKDQLMKEGVKFDPSVEVGIMVEVPSTAILADKFAKEVDFFSIGTNDLVQYTVAVDRMNEKISYLYDHLHPAVIRLVKQVIEASHREGKWTGMCGGMAGDPLAAPLLVGLGLDEWSMVAGSIKKVKQVISQINRKECIKLVEEILELTTTEEVRSKLEEFQKEKGLL
- a CDS encoding HPr family phosphocarrier protein translates to MVKKEVTITNETGLHARPAQLFTQKASEFQSEIKVKKEDGSEADAKSILGLMSLALIKGTKITIEASGDDEEEAVKALAELIEQRFGEA
- a CDS encoding PTS sugar transporter subunit IIA yields the protein MKLVEIISKETIDLSLDADDKEECIEKMVEKMVKSGAVKNKDTYLQAVLEREEKGSTGVGFGVAIPHGKSEGVAAPALGFAKLARPIDWHSLDGYPVSIVFLIAVPEEQAGNEHLQILAAIARKLMHEEFRNQLKEAKSPEEVIQVLETI
- a CDS encoding PTS fructose transporter subunit IIC, which gives rise to MKKILAVTACPTGIAHTYMAAEALKKAAEEKNIEIKVETRGAVGVENALTEEDIAEAHAIIIAADTDVDEGRFRGKPVVKASVGEAIKNPGKLLDEALDKKPTSQDYIAEIQKTKAERTAQRTGVYKHLMNGVSYMIPLVAAGGLIIAISFIFGIEAFKEEGTLAAALMDIGGGSAFALMVPVLAGFIAYSIAEKPGLAPGLVGGMLASKIGAGFLGGIIAGFIAGYIAKWLKDAIKLPKNLEGLKPILIIPFLGTLATGLLMIYVVGGPVKAIMDGLTKWLSGLTGANAVILGLILGAMMAFDMGGPVNKAAYTFAVGLLGSEIYGPMAAVMAAGMTPPLGLWLATLLAPKKYTPEEREAGKAAAALGISFITEGAIPFAAADPFRVIPAIMVGSAVTGALSMLFGATLRAPHGGIFVLLIPHAVGNLFMYAVSIIIGTIVTAILVNLLKRPIDVNKV
- the pfkB gene encoding 1-phosphofructokinase, translating into MLPKVVTVTLNPALDKTIIIPRLDVGGLNRVEQMRLDPGGKGVNVAKVLKKFAIDVIATGFIGNSQGGVIQKSLKDLGIKTEFVEVQGVTRTNLKIVDNQTKLTTEINEPGFEVSAEDLTKFREKLSNLLQDASFLILGGSLPRGVPEDIYKDYITLAKGKNVKSILDADGKALKEGIKARPFAVKPNIHELEQLVGRSLPTEQDIVTAGQELIHEGVTVVVVSMGSKGSIVLDKKEAYRVTPFPITPQSTVGAGDSMVAAMTYAFLENKLLEEVARWATAAGTVTASKAGTEVCSFAEVQRLLNDVNVTRIQL
- a CDS encoding DeoR/GlpR family DNA-binding transcription regulator; this encodes MYSEERKKIILDYIQNHGRASVQELTEVVQVSESTIRRDLKELKEARLIKRTHGGALSLQSVNFEPTLGEKEVTFLKEKRAVAKKAVELIEEGDTILLDAGTTTFELAKELKSFSKLTVVTNAVNIIQELLTHPGIELVVVGGILRKETLAMVGPIAEQALSMIRVDKLFLATNGIDVEAGLTTPNLIEAATKRKMISIAKQVILLTDHSKVGVISHAKIADINEINQIILDDAVDEHFSSQIKALGVGIHLVHP
- the nrdG gene encoding anaerobic ribonucleoside-triphosphate reductase activating protein, with the translated sequence MKLRIAGIVRESVVDGPGIRLVIFAQGCPHCCPGCHNPETHDPLGGQETTVEEIVEQVRQSRFIRGVTFSGGEPFYQAEAFSLLGRRIKELGKDIVTYTGYTFEEILALAEINPYFGELLQVSDWLVDGPFILAERDLNLPFRGSRNQRIIDVRRSLRQGKAVPAEIA
- the nrdD gene encoding anaerobic ribonucleoside-triphosphate reductase, which gives rise to MFTHIRKRDGRIVPFNDAKITDAIFAAAKAVGGEDRQTAVELTVEVLKMLKQRFNGDIFGVEDVQDVVEKVLIEHGHAKTAKAYILYRDKRTRIREAKSDLMEAVQQILIETNRENANIGNSPSAKMLQIASAASKTFYLNRFIPEEFATAHRSGDIHIHDLDFYGKTLTCIQIPLGKLLREGFNNGHGYIRPPKRPTSATALAAIILQSSQNDMHGGQSFPFFDRDLAPYVENASEEETYQAMEALIYNLNSMHSRAGAQVPFSNINLGADTSEAGRKVTRNLLLAYEAGLGRGENPIFPNIIFRVKEGVNFNPGDPNYDLFQLAIRVAARRMNPTFSFMDSSFNSPYGTEVAYMGCRTRVIANRRGPEVTERRGNLSFTSINLPRLAIRAKGNVDKFYQYLDKMLDVAVRQLYHRYGVQAKLKVKDMPFLMGQGLYLDSEHLGMDDYIEEAIKHGTLSVGFIGLAETLTALTGKHHGESEEAQKLGLEIVAYMRKKVDEAAEEYNLNYTLLATPAEGLSGRFVSMDREEYGEIPGVTDKEYYTNSFHVPVSFPISMFDKISIEGPYHKYTNAGHISYVELASPPLHNLEAVETILRHMKECDMGYAGINFPIDFCNGCSQLGVINEDSCPACGSPDIKRVRRITGYFSTVDRFNDAKRAELRDRRPHM